One genomic window of Streptomonospora nanhaiensis includes the following:
- a CDS encoding potassium channel family protein — translation MHIVILGCGRVGSTLAHRLEDMGHSVAVIDQSPEAFRRLRPATAKAAVHGAGQDRDVLIAAGIESASAFAAVSSGDNSNIITARVARETFGVRNVVARIYDPRRAAVYQRLGIPTVGTVHWTADTVLRRLMPGAAGLDLGPLWRDPSGTLVMTEAPLTPAWIGRRVEQLEAALPLRVAYLVRADRIMLPRGDDTLHAGDVLHVLARAEEIDRIQARLAEAADERQGG, via the coding sequence GTGCACATCGTGATCTTGGGCTGCGGGCGGGTGGGCTCCACGCTCGCCCACCGGCTGGAGGACATGGGCCATTCGGTCGCGGTGATCGACCAGTCGCCCGAGGCGTTCCGCCGGCTGCGCCCGGCCACCGCCAAGGCCGCCGTCCACGGCGCCGGCCAGGACCGCGACGTGCTCATCGCGGCGGGCATCGAGTCGGCGTCGGCGTTCGCGGCGGTCAGCAGCGGCGACAACTCCAACATCATCACCGCCCGCGTGGCGCGCGAGACCTTCGGCGTGCGCAACGTCGTGGCCCGCATCTACGACCCCCGGCGCGCGGCCGTCTACCAGCGGCTGGGGATCCCCACCGTCGGCACGGTGCACTGGACCGCCGACACCGTGCTGCGGCGGCTGATGCCGGGTGCGGCCGGCCTCGACCTGGGGCCGCTGTGGCGCGACCCCTCGGGCACCCTGGTGATGACCGAGGCGCCGCTGACCCCGGCCTGGATCGGCCGGCGCGTGGAGCAGCTGGAGGCCGCGCTGCCGCTGCGGGTGGCCTACCTGGTGCGCGCCGACCGCATCATGCTGCCGCGCGGCGACGACACGCTGCACGCGGGCGACGTCCTGCACGTGCTGGCGCGTGCCGAGGAGATCGACCGGATCCAGGCCCGCCTCGCCGAGGCGGCCGACGAGCGGCAGGGAGGCTAG
- a CDS encoding DUF3159 domain-containing protein: MTDHQRAAETAEVSGARPDSAATHETAAQPVSEQTVEAVVRAQLSKALGGKRGMVEAAIPTLTFTVAYMASQELRLSLVLSVGVAVVLAVIRLIQRTSVQFVVNSLFGIGIAAVFALRSGDAEDFALPGIIYNAVYAAVLTLTVLIRWPAIGLLIGAVTGDPTGWRDNPAVVRLSSRLTWLLVLPCVVRVAVQLPLWAAESYGVANTFAFLGIAKIAMGWPLQVAALAAMVWLLARGRTPMADEAAGTEAAARPRTAE, encoded by the coding sequence ATGACCGACCACCAGCGCGCCGCCGAAACCGCGGAGGTTTCCGGCGCCCGACCCGACTCCGCGGCGACCCACGAGACAGCCGCCCAGCCCGTCTCCGAGCAGACGGTCGAGGCGGTCGTCCGAGCCCAGCTGTCCAAGGCACTCGGCGGCAAGCGCGGCATGGTCGAGGCGGCCATCCCCACGCTCACCTTCACCGTCGCCTACATGGCCAGCCAGGAACTCCGGCTGTCCCTGGTCCTGAGTGTCGGCGTGGCGGTCGTCCTGGCCGTCATCCGGCTCATCCAGCGCACGTCGGTGCAGTTCGTGGTCAACAGCCTGTTCGGTATCGGCATCGCGGCCGTCTTCGCGCTGCGCAGCGGCGACGCCGAGGACTTCGCCCTGCCCGGCATCATCTACAACGCCGTCTACGCGGCGGTGCTCACACTCACCGTCCTCATCCGCTGGCCGGCGATCGGCCTGCTGATCGGCGCGGTCACCGGCGACCCCACCGGATGGCGCGACAACCCCGCCGTGGTGCGGCTCAGCTCCCGGCTGACCTGGCTGCTGGTGCTGCCCTGCGTGGTGCGCGTGGCGGTGCAGCTGCCGCTGTGGGCGGCCGAGAGCTACGGCGTCGCCAACACCTTCGCCTTCCTGGGCATCGCCAAGATCGCCATGGGCTGGCCGCTCCAGGTGGCCGCCCTCGCGGCGATGGTCTGGCTGCTGGCGCGCGGCCGCACGCCCATGGCCGACGAGGCCGCCGGCACCGAGGCCGCCGCGCGGCCGCGCACCGCCGAGTAG
- a CDS encoding potassium channel family protein, protein MRVAIAGAGGVGRSIAAELSGSGHEVLLIDRDTRAIGVDELPRVEWLLADACELASLEDARLSDFDAVVAASGDDKVNLVVSLLAKTEFGVGRVIARINDPRNEWLFTESWGVDMAVSPPRLIAALVDAPDTDVEDELAAEASGGVSLPETDLLEFTLPDDTPHDGRLVAEFTAVLPEGVVLVAVVRAGRAHPPEAAMPLRGGDGLVFLGSADAVEELGVLLAPEPG, encoded by the coding sequence ATGCGCGTCGCGATCGCGGGGGCGGGCGGCGTGGGCCGCTCCATCGCCGCCGAGCTGAGCGGCAGCGGGCACGAGGTGCTGCTGATCGACCGCGACACCCGCGCCATCGGCGTGGACGAGCTGCCGCGGGTGGAGTGGCTGCTGGCCGACGCCTGCGAGCTGGCCTCCCTGGAGGACGCCCGGCTCAGCGACTTCGACGCCGTGGTGGCCGCCAGCGGCGACGACAAGGTCAACCTGGTGGTGTCGCTGCTGGCCAAGACCGAGTTCGGGGTGGGCCGGGTCATCGCGCGGATCAACGACCCCCGCAACGAGTGGCTGTTCACCGAGAGCTGGGGCGTGGACATGGCGGTCTCGCCGCCGCGGCTGATCGCCGCACTGGTGGACGCGCCCGACACCGACGTCGAGGACGAACTGGCGGCCGAGGCGTCGGGCGGGGTCTCGCTGCCCGAGACCGACCTGCTGGAGTTCACCCTGCCCGACGACACCCCCCACGACGGGCGGCTCGTCGCGGAGTTCACCGCCGTCCTGCCCGAGGGCGTGGTGCTGGTGGCCGTGGTCCGCGCCGGCCGGGCGCACCCGCCGGAGGCGGCGATGCCGCTGCGCGGCGGCGACGGGCTGGTGTTCCTGGGCAGCGCGGACGCCGTCGAGGAGCTGGGCGTGCTGCTGGCGCCCGAGCCGGGGTAG
- a CDS encoding GNAT family N-acetyltransferase, protein MIVRRESPTDVPAVRAVTAAAFAAHAAGAQAGREPVEVTLIGRLREDPDWVPELSLVAVSDDDVDETRGQGTVIGHVLCSRGRVGETRALGLGPLSVAPEHQGRGVGSALMHAALGAADALGAPFVALLGEPAFYRRFGFRPASHYGIAAPDPAWGEYFQVRTLSAYDPAAARGTFAYAAPFDRLDEPPADA, encoded by the coding sequence GTGATCGTCCGCCGGGAGTCCCCGACCGACGTCCCCGCCGTGCGCGCCGTCACCGCCGCCGCCTTCGCCGCCCACGCGGCCGGTGCGCAGGCGGGGCGCGAGCCCGTCGAGGTGACCCTGATCGGCCGGCTCCGCGAGGACCCCGACTGGGTCCCCGAGCTGTCGCTGGTGGCGGTGTCCGACGACGACGTCGACGAGACGCGCGGCCAGGGCACCGTGATCGGCCATGTGCTGTGCAGCCGGGGCCGGGTGGGCGAGACCCGGGCTCTGGGCCTGGGGCCGCTCAGCGTCGCGCCCGAGCACCAGGGCAGGGGAGTGGGGTCGGCCCTCATGCACGCCGCCCTGGGCGCGGCCGACGCGCTGGGCGCCCCGTTCGTGGCGCTGCTGGGAGAACCCGCGTTCTACCGCCGGTTCGGCTTCCGGCCCGCGTCGCACTACGGCATCGCCGCACCCGATCCCGCCTGGGGAGAGTACTTCCAGGTCCGCACCCTCAGCGCCTACGACCCGGCGGCGGCGCGGGGCACCTTCGCCTACGCGGCCCCGTTCGACCGCCTGGACGAACCGCCCGCGGACGCCTGA
- a CDS encoding DUF4193 domain-containing protein — MATDYDSPRKTDEDINEDSLQELQARRVDKGTSTIDVDPDEVAEGMELPGADLSGEELAVRVLPRQADEFTCGRCFLVHHRSQLAEEHNGQFVCKECAA; from the coding sequence ATGGCCACCGATTACGACAGCCCGCGTAAGACCGACGAGGACATCAACGAGGACAGCCTGCAGGAACTGCAGGCCCGTCGCGTCGACAAGGGCACGAGCACCATCGATGTCGACCCCGACGAGGTCGCCGAGGGCATGGAGCTTCCCGGCGCGGACCTCTCCGGAGAGGAGTTGGCCGTTCGGGTGCTGCCGCGGCAGGCCGACGAGTTCACCTGCGGCCGGTGCTTCCTGGTGCACCACCGCAGCCAGCTCGCCGAAGAGCACAATGGGCAGTTCGTCTGCAAGGAGTGCGCCGCCTGA
- a CDS encoding serpin family protein, giving the protein MPVALRSDQVEFATRLTPALGAGGELAWSPLSVAGALGLLATGARGRTRQELAALLGPDLDTHLAALDDAVTGAPELATLTSLWVRDDLPVRPEFTAAVKARPNAAVRTADFAADPEGVRRAANAEVSEVTRGLIAELLRSGDVNSATRALLVNALWVRVRWSKPFDPADTAPHDFRSPSGTRRVPMMRGRERRPYARAAGWRMVTVAAADDLALDVLLPEDESDRGVPTTKALHALYRAAAPTDVDLALPRFEVRTRAALSGPLRACGAATVFTDDADLSGVSEHPLRVDEAVHEAVLRVDEKGAVGAAATAVVMRTVAAMPSKPVRFVVDRPFAFILRRRGGLLFLGTVTAPTDPGRAAD; this is encoded by the coding sequence ATGCCCGTTGCCCTTCGGTCCGACCAGGTGGAGTTCGCGACACGGCTCACCCCCGCCCTCGGCGCCGGCGGCGAGTTGGCGTGGTCACCGCTGTCGGTGGCCGGCGCCCTGGGGCTCCTGGCCACCGGCGCGCGCGGGCGCACCCGGCAGGAGTTGGCGGCCCTGCTCGGCCCCGACCTCGACACCCATCTGGCAGCGCTGGACGACGCCGTCACCGGCGCCCCCGAACTCGCCACCCTGACGAGCCTGTGGGTGCGCGACGACCTCCCGGTGCGCCCGGAGTTCACGGCTGCGGTCAAGGCGCGGCCCAACGCCGCCGTCCGCACGGCCGACTTCGCCGCCGACCCCGAAGGGGTACGGCGCGCGGCCAACGCCGAGGTCTCCGAGGTCACGCGCGGGCTCATCGCGGAGCTGCTGCGATCCGGCGACGTCAACAGCGCGACGCGCGCCCTGCTCGTCAACGCGCTGTGGGTGCGGGTGCGCTGGTCCAAGCCGTTCGACCCCGCCGACACCGCCCCGCACGACTTCCGCAGCCCCTCCGGCACCCGGCGGGTGCCGATGATGCGCGGCCGCGAGCGCCGCCCCTACGCCCGTGCGGCCGGCTGGCGGATGGTGACCGTGGCGGCCGCCGACGACCTTGCGCTGGACGTGCTGCTGCCCGAGGACGAGTCCGACCGCGGCGTGCCCACCACCAAGGCGCTGCACGCCCTGTACCGTGCGGCGGCGCCCACCGACGTCGACCTGGCCCTCCCCCGCTTCGAGGTGCGCACCCGCGCGGCGCTCTCCGGCCCGCTGCGCGCCTGCGGCGCCGCCACCGTCTTCACCGACGACGCCGACCTGTCGGGGGTGTCGGAGCACCCGCTGCGCGTGGACGAGGCCGTCCACGAGGCCGTGCTCCGGGTGGACGAGAAGGGCGCCGTGGGCGCGGCCGCCACCGCCGTGGTGATGCGCACCGTCGCGGCGATGCCGAGCAAGCCGGTGCGCTTCGTGGTCGACCGCCCCTTCGCCTTCATCCTGCGCCGCCGAGGCGGTCTGCTGTTCCTGGGCACGGTCACCGCCCCCACCGACCCCGGCCGGGCCGCGGACTGA
- a CDS encoding sensor histidine kinase: MTPQDGEAAPAVSPGEVAPTPPGDTGTWRRLSSAQPTPSDKAGGPVSGGVHRFTDNISLRARLTLIYGMLFFAAGSFLVLLNYIIVAGLLDNLTFTVSPDSPYYDDPTALENIKNTYIETVLAEVTRFSVIALVIVGLLAVGLGYFVAGRALSPLHKITRIARRLSERSLHERIALGGPDDEIRELADTFDGMLERLDRAFDGQRRFVANASHELRTPLAINRTLLEVALSDPEASADLKTVGRTLLETNARHERLIDGLLFLAKSDRELDVRTQVDLGEVAETVLSQLSEDVEKSGLSVRTDLRAAPVTGDPVLLERLVANLVENALRYNVADGEITVRSGIYEDSPAVQVENSGPVVPGYEIEGLFEPFRRASGDRVRSGRSAGLGLSIVRSVVRAHGGTVSAWPRAGGGLVVTVRFPHARRESAAAGR, encoded by the coding sequence TTGACCCCGCAGGACGGCGAGGCTGCCCCCGCCGTCTCGCCGGGCGAGGTCGCGCCCACTCCGCCGGGCGACACCGGCACGTGGCGGCGGCTGTCGTCGGCGCAGCCGACCCCCTCCGACAAGGCGGGCGGCCCGGTCTCGGGCGGCGTGCACCGCTTCACCGACAACATCAGCCTGCGCGCCCGCCTCACCCTCATCTACGGGATGCTGTTCTTCGCGGCGGGCTCGTTCCTGGTGCTGCTGAACTACATCATCGTCGCCGGGCTGCTGGACAACCTCACCTTCACGGTCTCGCCCGACTCCCCCTACTACGACGACCCCACCGCGCTGGAGAACATCAAGAACACCTATATCGAGACGGTGCTGGCCGAGGTCACCCGCTTCTCGGTGATCGCGCTGGTGATCGTCGGCCTGCTGGCAGTGGGCCTGGGCTACTTCGTGGCGGGGCGGGCGCTCTCGCCCCTGCACAAGATCACCCGGATCGCGCGCCGGCTCTCCGAGCGCTCCCTGCACGAGCGCATCGCCCTGGGCGGCCCCGACGACGAGATCCGCGAACTGGCCGACACCTTCGACGGCATGCTGGAGCGCCTGGACCGCGCCTTCGACGGCCAGCGCCGGTTCGTGGCCAACGCCTCCCACGAGCTGCGCACGCCGCTGGCCATCAACCGCACCCTCCTGGAGGTCGCCCTGAGCGACCCCGAGGCCTCCGCCGACCTCAAGACCGTGGGCCGCACCCTGCTGGAGACCAACGCCCGCCACGAGCGGCTCATCGACGGCCTGCTGTTCCTGGCCAAGAGCGACCGCGAACTCGACGTGCGCACCCAGGTCGACCTCGGCGAGGTCGCCGAGACGGTCCTCAGCCAGCTCTCCGAGGACGTCGAGAAGTCGGGCCTGTCGGTACGCACCGACCTGCGCGCCGCGCCCGTCACGGGCGATCCCGTGCTCCTGGAGCGCCTGGTGGCCAACCTGGTCGAGAACGCCCTGCGCTACAACGTCGCCGACGGCGAGATCACCGTGCGCTCGGGCATCTACGAGGACTCCCCGGCGGTGCAGGTGGAGAACTCCGGCCCGGTGGTGCCCGGCTACGAGATCGAGGGCCTGTTCGAGCCGTTCCGCCGCGCCTCGGGCGACCGCGTCCGCTCGGGCCGCAGCGCCGGCCTGGGGCTGTCCATCGTCCGCTCGGTCGTGCGCGCCCACGGCGGCACGGTCAGCGCCTGGCCCCGCGCGGGGGGCGGCCTGGTGGTCACCGTGCGCTTTCCCCACGCCCGGCGGGAGTCCGCCGCGGCGGGCCGCTGA
- a CDS encoding DUF3710 domain-containing protein, translating into MFGRRGKKKETARSARAREAERVIGPSAEDTSASAPPEPAKEADRYRALGPWDASEDAPEAQRMDLGALRVPVVPGTGIQVNSARGGRPIGVTLHTQRTALQLQPFSAPKSSGVWEEMREELRSQVTAQGGKVEDFDGTFGPELRAVIPVAGKKDDQGRQLGERVRYIGVDGPRWVLFGVIRGEGAVKPEAMAGVEELFQKIVVVRGETPMPPRELLPIVIPPGAVRNDQQDAGPGAPQAGTAPAVPGTGVQADGAGPAGSAGAGSDADGSENRPN; encoded by the coding sequence GTGTTCGGACGCCGAGGCAAGAAGAAGGAGACCGCGCGCTCCGCACGGGCCCGGGAGGCCGAGCGGGTGATCGGCCCCAGCGCCGAGGACACCTCGGCGTCGGCTCCCCCGGAGCCCGCCAAGGAGGCCGACCGCTACCGCGCGCTGGGGCCCTGGGACGCCTCCGAGGACGCTCCGGAGGCCCAGCGCATGGACCTGGGCGCGCTGCGGGTGCCGGTCGTTCCGGGCACCGGCATCCAGGTCAACTCCGCGCGCGGCGGCCGCCCCATCGGCGTGACCCTGCACACCCAGCGCACCGCCCTCCAGCTCCAGCCCTTCTCCGCGCCCAAGTCCAGCGGCGTGTGGGAGGAGATGCGCGAGGAGCTGCGCAGCCAGGTCACCGCGCAGGGCGGCAAGGTCGAGGACTTCGACGGCACCTTCGGCCCGGAGTTGCGCGCGGTGATCCCGGTCGCCGGGAAGAAGGACGACCAGGGCCGCCAGCTCGGCGAGCGCGTACGCTACATCGGCGTGGACGGCCCGCGCTGGGTGCTGTTCGGTGTGATCCGGGGCGAGGGCGCGGTCAAGCCGGAGGCCATGGCCGGTGTCGAGGAGCTGTTCCAGAAGATCGTGGTGGTGCGCGGCGAGACCCCGATGCCGCCGCGCGAACTGCTGCCCATCGTGATCCCGCCGGGCGCCGTGCGCAACGACCAGCAGGACGCCGGCCCGGGTGCGCCGCAGGCGGGCACCGCGCCGGCGGTCCCGGGCACGGGCGTGCAGGCCGACGGTGCGGGACCGGCGGGCTCGGCCGGCGCCGGGTCCGACGCAGACGGCAGCGAGAACAGACCGAATTGA
- the valS gene encoding valine--tRNA ligase, with translation MTNRSRSFRVPDKPSLDGIEAKWVQVWDESGVYHYDRTASRAETFSIDTPPPTVSGSLHIGHVFSYTHTDTVARFQRMRGKAVFYPMGWDDNGLPTERRVQNYYGVRCDPTVAYDPDFSPPAKPDPKRQVPISRRNFIELCDRLTAEDEKVFESIWRRLGLSVDWRHTYATIDTASRAASQRAFLRNLARGEAYMAEAPTLWDVTFRTAVAQAELEDRERPSAYHKLAFHRDGADPVVIETTRPELLPACVALVAHPDDPRYQPLFGQTVRTPVFGVEVPVVAHRLADPDKGSGIAMICTFGDTTDVTWWRELQLPTRPVIGWDGRIVADPPEAVAAAGGAESYARLAGATVHTARERMVEMLRESGDLLAEPAPITHPVKFYEKGDKPLEIVTTRQWYIRNGGRDAATREALLERGRELNWYPDHMRSRYEHWVAGLNGDWLISRQRYFGVPFPVWYPLDSDGNPLYDSPLLPEESRLPVDPSSDVPDGYTEDQRGRPGGFIGDPDVMDTWATSSLSPQIAAGWERDPDLFERVFPMDLRPQGQDIIRTWLFATVVRAHFENGTLPWSSAAISGWILDPDRKKMSKSKGNVVTPIDLLEKYSSDAIRYWAASGRLGTDTALDEGQMKVGRRLAIKILNAGKFALSVAGQDTPADPAAVTEPLDRSMLAALADVVEDATAAFDNYDHTRALERVERFFWEFCDDYLELVKARAYDSASPAATSARAALLIALSALQRLFAPFLPFVADEVWSWWHDGSVHAASWPDTDEFRAAARDGDPAVLAAASEVLRMVRKAKSEAKLSMRVEVERVAVRGKHVPQVRLAADDLAAAGRATRIDFEDADDLDLQVEVSLPAEQAE, from the coding sequence ATGACCAACCGCTCTCGTTCCTTCCGCGTTCCCGACAAGCCCTCGCTCGACGGTATCGAGGCGAAATGGGTCCAGGTATGGGACGAGTCCGGCGTCTACCACTACGACCGCACCGCCTCCCGCGCCGAGACCTTCTCGATCGACACCCCGCCGCCGACCGTCTCGGGCTCGCTGCACATCGGGCACGTCTTCTCCTACACCCACACCGACACCGTCGCCCGCTTCCAGCGCATGCGCGGCAAGGCCGTGTTCTACCCCATGGGCTGGGACGACAACGGCCTGCCCACCGAGCGCCGCGTGCAGAACTACTACGGCGTCCGCTGCGACCCCACCGTCGCCTACGACCCCGACTTCTCGCCGCCGGCCAAGCCCGACCCCAAGCGCCAGGTGCCCATCTCCCGGCGCAACTTCATCGAGCTGTGCGACCGCCTCACCGCCGAGGACGAGAAGGTCTTCGAGAGCATCTGGCGCCGCCTGGGCCTCAGCGTCGACTGGCGCCACACCTACGCCACCATCGACACCGCCTCCCGCGCCGCCTCCCAGCGCGCGTTCCTGCGCAACCTCGCGCGCGGCGAGGCCTACATGGCCGAGGCCCCCACGCTGTGGGACGTCACCTTCCGCACCGCCGTGGCCCAGGCCGAGCTGGAGGACCGCGAACGCCCCAGCGCCTACCACAAGCTCGCCTTCCACCGCGACGGCGCCGACCCCGTCGTCATCGAGACCACCCGGCCCGAGTTGCTGCCGGCCTGCGTCGCGCTGGTCGCCCACCCCGACGACCCCCGCTACCAGCCGCTGTTCGGCCAGACCGTGCGCACCCCGGTCTTCGGCGTCGAGGTCCCGGTCGTGGCGCACCGCCTGGCCGACCCCGACAAGGGCTCCGGCATCGCCATGATCTGCACCTTCGGCGACACCACCGACGTCACCTGGTGGCGCGAACTCCAGTTGCCCACCCGCCCGGTCATCGGCTGGGACGGCCGCATCGTCGCCGACCCGCCCGAGGCGGTGGCCGCCGCCGGGGGCGCCGAGTCCTACGCCCGCCTGGCCGGGGCCACCGTGCACACCGCGCGCGAGCGCATGGTCGAGATGCTGCGGGAGTCCGGCGACCTCCTCGCCGAGCCGGCGCCCATCACCCACCCGGTGAAGTTCTACGAAAAGGGCGACAAGCCGCTGGAGATCGTCACCACCCGCCAGTGGTACATCCGCAACGGCGGCCGCGACGCCGCCACGCGCGAGGCCCTGCTGGAGCGCGGGCGCGAACTCAACTGGTACCCCGACCACATGCGCTCGCGCTACGAGCACTGGGTCGCCGGGCTCAACGGCGACTGGCTCATCAGCCGCCAGCGCTACTTCGGCGTGCCCTTCCCGGTGTGGTATCCGCTCGACTCCGACGGCAACCCGCTCTACGACTCCCCGCTGCTGCCCGAGGAGTCCCGGCTGCCGGTCGACCCCAGCTCCGACGTCCCCGACGGCTACACCGAGGACCAGCGCGGCCGCCCCGGCGGGTTCATCGGCGACCCCGACGTCATGGACACCTGGGCCACCTCGTCGCTGTCGCCGCAGATCGCCGCCGGCTGGGAGCGCGACCCCGACCTCTTCGAGCGCGTCTTCCCGATGGACCTCCGGCCCCAGGGCCAGGACATCATCCGCACCTGGCTGTTCGCCACGGTCGTGCGCGCCCACTTCGAGAACGGCACCCTGCCCTGGAGCAGCGCCGCGATCTCGGGGTGGATCCTCGACCCCGACCGCAAGAAGATGTCCAAGTCCAAGGGCAACGTCGTCACGCCCATCGACCTGCTGGAGAAGTACAGCTCCGACGCCATCCGCTACTGGGCGGCCAGCGGTCGGCTGGGCACCGACACCGCGCTGGACGAAGGCCAGATGAAGGTCGGGCGGCGCCTGGCCATCAAGATCCTCAACGCCGGAAAGTTCGCGCTGTCGGTCGCCGGGCAGGACACCCCGGCCGACCCCGCCGCCGTCACCGAGCCGCTGGACCGCTCCATGCTGGCCGCGCTCGCCGACGTCGTCGAGGACGCCACCGCCGCCTTCGACAACTACGACCACACCCGGGCCCTGGAGCGCGTCGAACGCTTCTTCTGGGAGTTCTGCGACGACTACCTGGAACTGGTCAAGGCCCGCGCCTACGACTCCGCCTCGCCTGCGGCCACCTCAGCGCGCGCGGCGCTGCTGATCGCGCTCTCGGCCCTGCAGCGGCTGTTCGCCCCGTTCCTGCCCTTTGTCGCCGACGAGGTCTGGAGCTGGTGGCACGACGGCTCGGTGCACGCCGCCTCCTGGCCCGACACCGACGAGTTCCGCGCCGCCGCCCGCGACGGCGACCCCGCCGTGCTGGCCGCCGCCTCCGAGGTCCTGCGGATGGTCCGCAAGGCCAAGTCCGAGGCCAAGCTGTCCATGCGGGTCGAGGTCGAGCGCGTGGCCGTCCGGGGCAAGCACGTCCCGCAGGTGCGGCTGGCCGCCGACGACCTCGCCGCCGCCGGGCGCGCCACCCGGATCGACTTCGAGGACGCCGACGACCTCGACCTCCAGGTCGAGGTCAGCCTCCCCGCCGAGCAGGCGGAGTAG
- the dut gene encoding dUTP diphosphatase, with protein MSSESHTGGDDLDILIRRLDPEIPLPVYAHPGDAGADLVTTEDVVLEPGQRAVVGTGISIALPEGYAAFVHPRSGLAARCGLTLVNAPGTVDAGYRGEIRVTLINTDTATPVKLSRGDRIAQLVVQRVERARFREVDTLPESVRGTGGFGSTGGHAAR; from the coding sequence GTGAGTAGCGAATCCCACACCGGCGGAGACGACCTCGACATCCTCATCCGCCGGCTCGACCCCGAGATCCCCCTGCCGGTCTACGCGCACCCCGGCGACGCCGGCGCCGACCTGGTCACCACCGAGGACGTCGTCCTCGAACCCGGGCAGCGGGCCGTGGTCGGAACCGGGATCTCCATCGCGCTGCCCGAGGGCTACGCCGCGTTCGTCCACCCGCGATCGGGGCTGGCGGCCCGCTGCGGACTCACACTCGTCAACGCGCCCGGCACCGTCGACGCCGGATACCGGGGCGAGATCCGGGTGACCCTGATCAACACCGACACGGCCACCCCGGTCAAGCTCTCCCGTGGCGACCGCATCGCCCAGCTCGTCGTCCAGCGGGTCGAGCGGGCCCGGTTCCGCGAGGTCGACACCCTGCCGGAGTCCGTGCGGGGCACGGGCGGGTTCGGCTCCACGGGCGGCCACGCGGCGCGGTGA
- a CDS encoding DUF4235 domain-containing protein codes for MAKSKEGQGHLAAQIVGGVTALAAAYVARKVLTFAWTQATGKAPPTEPESPDVTLGEALGWAVVTGIGMEVTRVLAVRAAYRQFFDAGDQTGVVGIDID; via the coding sequence ATGGCTAAGAGCAAAGAGGGCCAGGGGCACCTCGCGGCGCAGATCGTCGGCGGCGTCACGGCGCTGGCGGCGGCCTACGTCGCGCGCAAGGTGCTGACGTTCGCCTGGACGCAGGCCACCGGCAAGGCTCCGCCCACGGAGCCGGAGTCGCCCGACGTCACGCTCGGCGAGGCGCTGGGCTGGGCCGTGGTGACCGGTATCGGCATGGAGGTCACCCGCGTGCTCGCGGTGCGGGCCGCCTACCGGCAGTTCTTCGACGCCGGCGATCAGACCGGTGTCGTGGGCATCGACATCGACTGA
- a CDS encoding class I SAM-dependent DNA methyltransferase yields MTESSTPAHLKTTADAYGAVADLYAELARDAFDDFPLDRAVLAAFAEHVRTAGAGTVAELGCGPGQTTAHLRDLGLDVFGVDLSPAMIDLARRAYPDLRFEVGSMDALELADGALAGVVSWYSVIHTPPAELPRYFAEFARVLAPGGHLVVAFFEAEDGPLTEFDHKVTTAYRWPIDEMAGLARAAGFSEIGRMLREPHEGERFRRGHLLMRRG; encoded by the coding sequence GTGACCGAATCCTCCACACCCGCCCACCTCAAGACGACCGCCGACGCCTACGGCGCCGTGGCCGACCTCTACGCCGAACTCGCCCGCGACGCGTTCGACGACTTCCCGCTGGACCGCGCGGTGCTCGCCGCGTTCGCCGAGCACGTGCGCACGGCCGGCGCCGGGACCGTGGCCGAACTGGGGTGCGGCCCCGGCCAGACGACCGCGCACCTGCGGGACCTCGGCCTGGACGTGTTCGGCGTCGACCTGTCGCCGGCCATGATCGACCTGGCCCGCAGGGCCTATCCGGACCTGCGGTTCGAGGTCGGCTCCATGGACGCCCTGGAGCTGGCCGACGGCGCGCTGGCCGGGGTGGTGTCCTGGTACTCCGTCATCCACACGCCTCCGGCGGAGCTGCCCCGCTACTTCGCCGAGTTCGCCCGGGTCCTCGCGCCGGGCGGGCACCTCGTGGTGGCGTTCTTCGAGGCCGAGGACGGCCCCCTCACGGAGTTCGACCACAAGGTGACGACGGCCTACCGGTGGCCCATCGACGAGATGGCGGGGCTGGCGCGCGCTGCCGGGTTCAGCGAGATCGGCCGGATGCTGCGGGAGCCGCACGAGGGCGAGCGGTTCCGCCGGGGCCACCTGCTGATGCGCAGGGGCTGA